CGGACTGCCGCGAGCGTCCGGCCCTCGAGTCGGTGGCTGTCGATGCCGTGGGTGTCGGAGACGACGGTGAGCACACCGCCCCTACGTGGTGGTGGTATAAATCCAGAACCACTTTCAGGCCCGCTCACGACCCTGTGGTAATGGCAGGAAGCAAGTCAGTCGTCCTCGCCGCCCTCTTCGCCAACGGCGCCATCGCGATTCTGAAGTTCGTCGGGTTCCTCCTGACCGGGAGCGCCGCCATGCTCTCGGAGACGTACCACAGCATCTCCGACACCGGCAACCAGGTGTTCCTCCTCATCGGCATCCGCTACAGCGGCCGGGACAGCGACCGAACACACCCCTTCGGCTACGGGAAGGCACAGTTCTTCTACAGCTTCCTCGTCTCCGTCTTCCTCTTCGGCATCGCCGGCTGGGAGAGCCTGAAACACGGATGGAGCGAGCTCACCGCGGCCGGTCACGGCGGCGGTCACTCCGGCAGCATCGAGTTCCTCTTTATCAGCTATCAGCCGCCCGCGTGGCTCGACCCCCTGTGGGTCAACTACTCCGTCCTGCTGGCCGCCTTCGCCTTCGAGACGTACGCCCTCGTGAAGGCCCGCGCCGAGATGCGACGGCAGATGAAACGCAACAGCTGGAGCGGCTACCGCGAGGCCTTCCGGAAGACCAGCGACGTGACGACGCTGACGGCGCTGACGGAGGACACCATCGCGCTGGCCGGCATCACCATCGCACTCGTGGGGCTCTTTCTGGAACAGCAGACCGGCAACCCCGTCTTCGACCAGGTCTCGGCGCTGCTCATCGGCATCATGCTGATGGGCTTCGCGCTGGCGCTGGCCTGGGAGAACAAGCGCCTCCTGCTGGGCGAGAGTCTCCCGGCCGACGAGGGGGCGCGACTGCGCGAGGCCATCCTGGGCCACGAGAGCGTCGTCGAGATTATCGACTTCCGGACGGTGTACTTCGGGCCGAACGAGGTCATCGTCTCGGCGGACATCGCCTTCGACCCCGACCTCGACACCGAGCTGCTGGACGAGGACATCACAGAGATAGAGGCCGCGTTGAAGTCGGTAAACAGCGACATCAAGAAAGTCTACATCGAACCCGAAGCGTAGGAACGCATCGGCGGCGACCCGGCCGTCCGACGGTGCCCGTCCCGAAGCAGGAGTGGGGTACTTGCGAGACGGTACCACGTAACCCACATAATTTTTTATGATGTTGTGGCGAACGGCCGAGTATGACAGGAGACAGGCACGACGTTCGCGCACCGGAACTCAGAGCCCTCCAGCGACGAGGGCGCGAGGACCCGGAGAGGCTGTGGGCAGACGTCGCATCGGGCCTCGACTGGTTCGAACGCTGGGACAGCGTCCTCGAAGACGACGGACCGGGTCAGTTCGAGTGGTTCACCGGCGGCAAGACGAACATGAGCTACAACGCCGTCGACCGGCACGTCGAGGACGGCGACGGGAATCGGGCGGCGCTGGTCTTCGAGACCGGCGAACGCGAGGGCAACGAGGTGTACACGTACACCGAGCTCCAGCACGAGGTTGAACGCGTCGCGGGGATGCTCCGCGCGTTCGACGTCGAACGGGGCGATACCGTGACCATCTACATGCCGATGTGCCCCGAGGCCGTCTTCGCGATGCTGGCCTGTGCCCGCATCGGGGCCATCCACTCGGTGGTCTTCGGCGGGTTCGGGGCCGCCGCCCTGGCGGACCGCATCGAGCTGGCCGACGCGGAGTTGCTCCTGACGGCGGACGTCGGCTACCGGAACGGCGACGAGGTCGACCTGAAAGCAATCGTCGACCGCTCGCTCGACGAGTACGAGGCGGCCGGCGACCGTATCGAGGACGTGGTGGTCCTCCAGCGGGGCGACGACACGGCGCTCCACGAGCGCGACACTGCCTGGACAGACGCCATCGACCAGGGACGCGACGAGGACACGAGCCACGTCGAGACGGCGGCGACCGACCCGGCCTTCATCCTGCCCACCTCGGGGACGACGGGCAAGCCCAAGGGGACCGTCCACCAGCACGGTGGCTACCAGGTCCACGTCTACGCGATGGCCCAGTGGATGTTCGACTTAGACCCCGCCGATACGTGGTTCGCCACCTCCGACATCGGCTGGATCGTCGGCCACTCCTACATCGTCTACGCCCCGCTGCTGGTGGGGTGTACCACCGTCGTCTACGAGGGTGTCCCGACCTACCCGGACGCCGGCGTCTGGTGGGATATCGTCGAGCGCCACGGCGTCACGGAGATATTCACCGCCCCGACTGCCATCCGCGCGCTATCGGGCTTCGACGACGCGTTCCACGAGCGGGCCGACCTCTCGACGCTGGAGGCCGTCTTCTCCGCGGGCGAACCGCTCAACCCGCCCGCCTGGGAGTGGCTCCAGCAGGAGGTCCTCGACGACGAGGTGCCCGTCATCGACCACATGTGGCAGACCGAGACCGCAGGCCCCATCATCGGGAACCCCTACGGCATCGACCTCGTGCCCATCCGTCCCGGCTCTGCGGGGGTCGCGCTCCCGGGCATCCAGGTGTCAGTGACGGACTTCGACGGCGACCCGGTCGACCCGGGCACCGAGGGCGCGCTGGTCGTCGAACAGCCGTTCCCCGGGCTCACGCCGACGCTCTGGGAGGGCCACGACCGCTACCTCGACGAGTACTGGCGCGCCGTCGACGGGAAGTACTGGGTCGGCGACGCCGTCTCGATGGACGAAGACGGCTACTTCTGGTTCAGCGGCCGGGCCGACGAGGTCATCACCATCGCCGGCCACCGAGTGGGGCCGACCGACATCGAGGACGCACTGGTCAGTCACGACGCAGTCGTCGAGGCCGCCGTCGTCGGCAAGCCGGACCCCGAGAAGACCGAGGTGGCGGCCGCCTTCGTCGTCACCCGCGAGTCGGCGACGCCCAGCGACGACCTCCGCGACGAACTCGTCGGGAACGTCCGCGAGCAGGTCGGCGCGTTCGCCGTCGTCGGCGACCTGAAGTTCGTCGACCAGCTGCCAAAGACCCGCTCGGGGAAGATCATGCGCCGGACCATCCGCGACATCATGCTCGACGAGGACCTGGGCGACCTCTCGACCATCGAGGACCCCGACGCCGTCGAGACCGTCCAGTACGCGACCGACGACATCGAGGTGGAGGCCCCCGACGAGTAACCGCGGTCAGTTCCGGTCCCCGGCGAAGTCTTTTATCTCGAGAGGAGCCACTAGCAGGCAGTGGCGACCACGGACGACGGCTACCTCCGGTTCTTCCCGTACGACGAGCCGTACGACCACCAGCGCGAAGCGATGGGTACCATCTACGAGGCGCTGGGCGAGGGTCGGGACGTGCTGTTCGAGGGGGCCTGTGGCACCGGCAAGACACTGGCATCGCTGGTGCCGGCGCTGGAACACGCCCGCGAGACGAACAAGACCGTCGTCATCACGACCAACGTCCACCAGCAGATGCGCCAGTTCGTCGAGGACGCCCGTGCCATCACCCAGCAAGAACGCCTGCGAGCAGTGGTCTTCCGTGGCAAGGGGTCGATGTGCCACATCGACGTCGACTACGAGGAGTGCCAGGCGCTGCGGGATACGACCCGCGACCTGGTTGACGTCGAAGGCGACATCGCCGACCTCGAACGGCGCGAGGGGGACCTCTTAGAAGAGGGGCAGTCCGGGAACGCCCAGGCCATGGAGGCCCGGAGCGCCGTCGTCGACGAGCTGCGCAGCCTCCAGGACGAGCGCGACGAGATCCGCGAGGAACGGTCGATATGCGACCACTACTACCGGAACCTCACCGTCGACACCGACGAGTTCTACGCCTGGCTCTACGACGACGTCCGCACGCCCGACGACGTCTACGAGTACGCCCACGAACAGGGCATGTGCGGCTACGAGCTGCTGAAGGAGGGGATGGACGGCGTCGACCTCGTCGTCTGTAACTACCACCACCTGCTTGACCCCACCATCCGCGAGCAGTTCTTCCGCTGGCTCGGCCGGGACCCCGAGGACGTCGTCGCCGTCTTCGACGAGGCCCACAACGTCGAGTCCGCCGCGCGGGACCACGCCCGACGTACCCTGACCGAGAACACGC
This DNA window, taken from Haloarcula ordinaria, encodes the following:
- a CDS encoding cation diffusion facilitator family transporter → MAGSKSVVLAALFANGAIAILKFVGFLLTGSAAMLSETYHSISDTGNQVFLLIGIRYSGRDSDRTHPFGYGKAQFFYSFLVSVFLFGIAGWESLKHGWSELTAAGHGGGHSGSIEFLFISYQPPAWLDPLWVNYSVLLAAFAFETYALVKARAEMRRQMKRNSWSGYREAFRKTSDVTTLTALTEDTIALAGITIALVGLFLEQQTGNPVFDQVSALLIGIMLMGFALALAWENKRLLLGESLPADEGARLREAILGHESVVEIIDFRTVYFGPNEVIVSADIAFDPDLDTELLDEDITEIEAALKSVNSDIKKVYIEPEA
- a CDS encoding acetate--CoA ligase → MTGDRHDVRAPELRALQRRGREDPERLWADVASGLDWFERWDSVLEDDGPGQFEWFTGGKTNMSYNAVDRHVEDGDGNRAALVFETGEREGNEVYTYTELQHEVERVAGMLRAFDVERGDTVTIYMPMCPEAVFAMLACARIGAIHSVVFGGFGAAALADRIELADAELLLTADVGYRNGDEVDLKAIVDRSLDEYEAAGDRIEDVVVLQRGDDTALHERDTAWTDAIDQGRDEDTSHVETAATDPAFILPTSGTTGKPKGTVHQHGGYQVHVYAMAQWMFDLDPADTWFATSDIGWIVGHSYIVYAPLLVGCTTVVYEGVPTYPDAGVWWDIVERHGVTEIFTAPTAIRALSGFDDAFHERADLSTLEAVFSAGEPLNPPAWEWLQQEVLDDEVPVIDHMWQTETAGPIIGNPYGIDLVPIRPGSAGVALPGIQVSVTDFDGDPVDPGTEGALVVEQPFPGLTPTLWEGHDRYLDEYWRAVDGKYWVGDAVSMDEDGYFWFSGRADEVITIAGHRVGPTDIEDALVSHDAVVEAAVVGKPDPEKTEVAAAFVVTRESATPSDDLRDELVGNVREQVGAFAVVGDLKFVDQLPKTRSGKIMRRTIRDIMLDEDLGDLSTIEDPDAVETVQYATDDIEVEAPDE